Proteins encoded in a region of the Agarivorans sp. Alg241-V36 genome:
- the hemG gene encoding menaquinone-dependent protoporphyrinogen IX dehydrogenase — MKLLVLYSSCEGQTLKIAKHIVAQQEGEVAADYIQIDSNQQSLDLTAYDKVLIGASIRYGKFRPQLYSLLAEYQNQLANVPVAFFGVCLTARKPEKNTPETSVYMRKLNLNAAWMPKLQAVFAGALLYSKYTWWQALLIQFIMKMTGGSTDKSQDLELTDWTKVDEFATQFSNLND, encoded by the coding sequence ATGAAGTTGTTAGTATTATATTCAAGCTGCGAAGGACAAACCTTAAAGATTGCCAAGCACATTGTGGCGCAGCAAGAGGGAGAAGTAGCAGCTGATTACATACAGATAGATAGTAATCAACAAAGCCTAGATTTAACGGCGTATGACAAAGTACTGATTGGCGCATCCATTCGTTATGGCAAATTCAGGCCGCAACTGTATTCCTTGTTAGCCGAGTACCAAAACCAACTGGCTAATGTTCCTGTAGCGTTCTTTGGTGTGTGCCTTACCGCCCGTAAGCCTGAGAAAAACACCCCCGAAACAAGTGTATATATGAGGAAGCTAAACCTTAATGCCGCTTGGATGCCTAAATTGCAAGCCGTGTTTGCAGGCGCCTTGCTTTATTCTAAGTACACTTGGTGGCAAGCCCTTCTGATCCAATTCATTATGAAAATGACTGGCGGCAGTACCGATAAAAGCCAAGACTTAGAGTTAACTGATTG